DNA sequence from the Jatrophihabitans sp. genome:
TCTACCCCGGCGGCCTGGCCCAGGCAGCCGCGGTGGCGTCGCTGGAGCCTGAGGCTGACAAGCAGGTGCTCGAGCGCTGCGCCGAGTTCGCCGGAGTCCGTGCCCAGCTCACCGAGGACCTGCGGGCGGCGGGGCTGCCGGTCCCCGACTCGCAGGCGAACTTCCTGTGGTTGCCGATCGGCGCCGACACCGAGGACTTCGCCGCCCGCTGCCACGCCGCCGGCGTCCTGGTGCGGGCCTATCCGGGCGTGGGGGTCCGGGTGACCGTCGGCGCCGACGAGGCCAACCGGCTGTTGCTGAGCGCGGTGGCGCCCGGATGAGGGTGCTGGTCTCCAGCTGGGGTTGGCGCTCGCACTTCTATCCGCTGGTCCCGCTGGCCTGGGCGCTGCGCTCGGCCGGCCACGAGGTGCTGGTCGCCAGCCAGCCCGGCATGGCCGAGGTCATCCTCGGCGCCGGCCTGCCGGCCGTCGCGGTCGGCGAGGACCTGGACTTCATCGAGGTGTTCAGCGGCCAGGTCGGGCGGGTCGCGACCCGGGCTGAGCGGGCTCGCGGCGCGGCTACCCCGGATGCGCTGCGACCGGCGGTGACCCCCGACGGCGGAGTGGTCCGGTTCGCCGCCGCGATGGTCGGCGACCTGGTCGCCTTCGGCCGTGAGTTCGATCCCGACCTGGTCGTGTTCGAGCCGCAGAACTTCGCCGCCGCGATCACCGCGGCGGCACTGGGGGTGCCCGGGGTGCGCCAGCTCTGGGGCCCGGACGAGACCACCCAGCTGGACCTGGACACCGCTGCCATCCTCGGGCCGCTGGCTGACCGGGTCGGCGTGGCGCCGGCCGATGTCCGCCCGGCCGGCTCGCTGATGCTGGACCCGTGCCCGCCGGGCATGCAGGTCCGGCTGGCCGGGCCGTCCCAGCCGGTCCGCTTCATCCCCTACAACGGGCCCAGCATGCTGCCCGACTGGCTGCGCACGCCGCCCGAACGCCCCCGGGTCTGCCTCACCTGGGGCACCGTGATGGCCGCGCTGGGCCTGGACCCGGCGCGGGACCTGGCGGCGATGATCGCCGAGGTGGCCAGCCTCGACGTCGAGCTGGTGCTGGCGCTGCACCCGGCTCAACACGCCGGGCTGACCGACCTGCCCGGCAACGTCCGGCTGGCCCGGACACCGCTGGCGCTGCAGCTGGTGCTGCCCAGTTGCCAGGCGCTGATCCACCAGGGCGGGGCCGGCAGCATGATGACCGCGCTGGCAGCCGGCGTCGCGCAGGTCGTGGTGCCGCTGGTCGCCGACCAGCATCTCAACGCCGAGCGGCTGGTCGCCATCGGCGCCGGGCGCAGCCTGCCGCAGGGCGCCGCCGGGCCGACGCAGGTGCGGCGACTGGTGGCCGAGCTGCTCAGCGGCGCCCCGGAACGGCGACGAGCGGCCGAGGTCGCCGACCAGATCCGCGCGATGCCCGCGCCGTCGCAGATCGTGCCGGTCTTGGAACGGCTTTGCAGCACCACCCGTGCCGGATCACTGTCAGGAGCGCACCTGTGAGCCAACCGATCAGCTACCCGCTGCCGCCGCCGCCCTCGATCTACGAGCCGCTGCCGCAGCTTGTGGAGTACCAGCGCGAGCAGCCGGTGGTGCAGGTGGTGATGGCCGACGGCACCGAGGCCTACCTGGTGTCGCGCTACGCCGACGTCCGGCAGATCCTGGTGGACCGACGCTTCAGCCGGGAGGCCGTCAAGGGCCCGGGCGGGCCGGCCAAGGAGCTGGGTGAGCTGGAGACCGAGTCGCTGATCGGGATGGACCCGCCGCACCACACCAGGTTGCGCAAGCTCGTGTCCCATGCCTTCACCCCGCGCCGGGTGGAGGGGCTGCGGCCTCGGATCGCCGAGCTGGTGAACGAGCTGCTGGACAAGATGCTGGTGGGGCCGGGTCCGGTGGACCTGGTCGAGGGTTTCTCGACTCCGCTGCCGGTGGCGGTGATCAGCGAGCTGTTCGGCATTCCGGAGTCCGAGCGGAACAAGTGCAAGGAGTGGTCCGACACCATGATGGGGGACTGGCAGCTCGACCCCGAGGGCACCGCGGCCGCCGTCCAGGGCTTCTCGGAGTTGATCGACAGGCGCCGGGCCCACCCGGGCGAGGACCTGATCACCGCGCTGCTGAAGGTCAACGTCGACCAGGACCGGCTCTCAGACCAGGAGCTGCTGATGGTCAGCATCGGCGTGCTGATCGGCGGCCACGAGACCACCACCACCCAGATCAACCTGTTCGTCCTGACCCTGCTGCGCTTTCCCGAGCAGCTGGCCGCGCTGCGAGCCGATCCGAGCAAGGTCCCCGATGCCGTCGAGGAGCTCAGCCGGTTCATCCAGCTGGGCGAGACCGGCGTGATGCTGCCCCGGATCGCGACCGAGCCGATCGAGCTGAGCGGCACGCTGATCCCCGCGGGCGCCACCGTGCTGCCGGCCTTCATGGTCGCCAACCGCGATCCGGCGATGTTCTCCGAGCCGAACGGGCTGGATCTGAACCGGCCGAGCAACCCGCACCTGGCCTTCGGCGCGGGCGTGCACCACTGCCTCGGCGCGCAGCTGGCCCGGGTGGAGCTGCAGGAGGCGCTGGCAGGACTGCTGCGCCGGATGCCCAACCTGCGGCTGGCGGTGCCCGAGTCCGAGCTGCGCTACACCCAGGGCCTGGTGGTCCGGCGGCTGGAAGAGCTGCCGCTGTGGTGGTGACGCAGCCCGTCGGAAAGTCAGCTCTGGTGATCGGCGCCGGGATCGCCGGACTGTGCGCGGCCCGCACGCTGGCCGACCGGTTCGAGCAGGTGCTGGTGCTCGATCGTGACGAGCTGCCCGACACCGCCGTCCCCCGGCGTGGGGTGACCCAGGGCGGGCACGGCCACGTCCTGCTGGTCTCGGGGCAACGGGCGCTGGACGAGCTGTTCCCGGGCCTGATGGACGAGCTGGTCGAGGCCGGCGGGGCGCGCTTTGACCCGGGCGCCGAGCTGTCTTTCTACCGGTTCGGCGCGATCTGGCCCCGGGTGCCCTCCGAGCTGCGGCTGGTGACCTTCAGCCGGCCGTTGCTGGAGCTGGCGATCCGCCGCCGGGTGGCGGCGCTGCCCGGGGTGAGGATTCGCGACGGGGTGTCGGTGACGGCCCTGCAGGGCGCCGAGGGCCAGGTCACCGGAGCGCGGCTGGACGACGGCGAGGTGATCGGAACCGACCTGATCCTCGATTGCACCGGCCGCGGCGCCCGGTCCAACCACTGGCTGGGCGCCCTGGGCTTTCCGGCTCCGCGGGTCAGCGAGGTCAAGGTCGGCGTCGGATACGCGACCCGGTTCTACCGCCGCTCACCGGGAGACCTGGCCGAGGGCTCGGCGGTCTTCTCGCTGCCGAGCCCGCCCGAGGACAGGCGCGCCGGGCTGGCCCTGCCGGTGGAGGGCGACCGCTGGCTGATCTCCCTCGGCGGCTGGCACGACGACTTCCCCCGCGACCTGCCCGCCTTCGAGCAGCATGCCCGGGCCTTGCCGCATCCGGGCATCGCGCGGCTGATCGAGCGGTGCGAGCCCGTGACGGAGCTGTCGGTGGTGCAGTACCCGAGCAGCCGGCGACGCCACTTCGAGGAGCTGTCCGAGGTGCCCGGCGGGTACCTGGCGCTCGGCGACGCGCTGTGCAGCTTCAATCCGATCTACGGCCAGGGCATGACCTGCGCGGCGCTGCAGGCCCTCGAGCTGGGCAGGCTGCTGGACAGCCGCCCCGGGCCCGCCGCTGCCGGTCCGATCCCGGAGCTGTCCATCCAGTACTACCTGCAGGCCGCCAAGATCGTGGCGACGCCGTGGCAGTTCGCCACCGGCGGCGACTTCAGCTATCCCGAGACCAGCGGGGATCGCCCGCGCGGCGTCGGGCTGAAGAACGCCTACGCCAAGCGGGTCCAGCAGGCCTCGATGGTCGATCCCCAGGTGCGCAAGGCGTTCACCTCGGTGCAGCACCTGATCGCCGATCCCGCCGTGCTGCTCAAGCCGGCGATGGTGGCACGGGTGCTGCGAGGGGCCCGCAAGGCGCCGCGCTGATCGTGTCGGGTGGAGTCCGGCGCCTCAGGCGGCCGGTGACTTGTGCAAATTCTTGTCAACGTGTGCCGCTACGGCGAGCAACCAGGCACGGTGACTCTGCCACCCATCGCCAGGCGGGTAATAGACGATGCCCAGTTGGCGAAGGCGCTGCTGGATTTCCTGCTCACTCTGGCACTGGCTCAGTACTTGCTCCACATCGGCACGAAAGTGCGGAGCCGATTGCGGTTCACCATCGGTGAAGTCGTCGACCGCATGCCACAGGTCCGGGTAGTCGTCGGCCCAATCTTCGTGAAGGTAGGCACCCAGAAAGAGCTCTAACGCTGCCAATCGCTTCATAGCTCCACCATTGCCGTGTGTATCCGGTATCCCGTTGTCATAGTTGCGCTGCGCTTGAGCACCAACCTTATTCCCGAAGCTTCGACGGGACCAACAGCCTCTCTTATGATTGCAACGCCTACCGGATGTGGCATCCGACCGTTTAGGACCAAGCTTCTTGAACCATCTACAAGCCAGCGCTCGACCCCGCGCGCGTTTGCGTCGAGAAGCTGAGACAGGGAACTCTCAGCAATCTGACGATTGTGAAATGTCGAGGCGATGCCGAGGTTGGGTTCGGTGGCTAGCCGGTTGCGCAGGTAGTCCTCGCTCTTGCCGACGTGCTTGGCCAGGGTATGTCCGCCGTCTAGTCCCTCGTGGGCCATCAGTCCGCCGCCAGGAACGAGGTGAACGACGTTGTCAGCAGCTCGTAAACCACGGACGGCGGCGCCGCCGATCGGGATCGCGGCGGCTAGTCCCAGGCCGAGGTCGGTGTTGCTGACCTGCTCGCCGTGGGCGCGCCGGGTCGCGTCCACGGCCAGCTGGGTGAGGGCGAGGAAGGTCGCGGCGGCCAGGCAGGCGGTTGCCGCGGGTGGGCAGATGAGCAGCAGACCCAGGCCGAGCACGGTCAGGTCGGTGGTCAGCGCGCTGAGGCAGTCGGAGATGTTGTGCAGTGACGGGTGCCTCATCGCCCGGGCGAAGGGGCTGAGGTGCCGGGAGGCCGCCGCGGTGAGCTGGTGCGCCAAGCCGCCGAGGC
Encoded proteins:
- a CDS encoding nucleotide disphospho-sugar-binding domain-containing protein; amino-acid sequence: MRVLVSSWGWRSHFYPLVPLAWALRSAGHEVLVASQPGMAEVILGAGLPAVAVGEDLDFIEVFSGQVGRVATRAERARGAATPDALRPAVTPDGGVVRFAAAMVGDLVAFGREFDPDLVVFEPQNFAAAITAAALGVPGVRQLWGPDETTQLDLDTAAILGPLADRVGVAPADVRPAGSLMLDPCPPGMQVRLAGPSQPVRFIPYNGPSMLPDWLRTPPERPRVCLTWGTVMAALGLDPARDLAAMIAEVASLDVELVLALHPAQHAGLTDLPGNVRLARTPLALQLVLPSCQALIHQGGAGSMMTALAAGVAQVVVPLVADQHLNAERLVAIGAGRSLPQGAAGPTQVRRLVAELLSGAPERRRAAEVADQIRAMPAPSQIVPVLERLCSTTRAGSLSGAHL
- a CDS encoding cytochrome P450 produces the protein MSQPISYPLPPPPSIYEPLPQLVEYQREQPVVQVVMADGTEAYLVSRYADVRQILVDRRFSREAVKGPGGPAKELGELETESLIGMDPPHHTRLRKLVSHAFTPRRVEGLRPRIAELVNELLDKMLVGPGPVDLVEGFSTPLPVAVISELFGIPESERNKCKEWSDTMMGDWQLDPEGTAAAVQGFSELIDRRRAHPGEDLITALLKVNVDQDRLSDQELLMVSIGVLIGGHETTTTQINLFVLTLLRFPEQLAALRADPSKVPDAVEELSRFIQLGETGVMLPRIATEPIELSGTLIPAGATVLPAFMVANRDPAMFSEPNGLDLNRPSNPHLAFGAGVHHCLGAQLARVELQEALAGLLRRMPNLRLAVPESELRYTQGLVVRRLEELPLWW
- a CDS encoding tryptophan 7-halogenase, with product MTQPVGKSALVIGAGIAGLCAARTLADRFEQVLVLDRDELPDTAVPRRGVTQGGHGHVLLVSGQRALDELFPGLMDELVEAGGARFDPGAELSFYRFGAIWPRVPSELRLVTFSRPLLELAIRRRVAALPGVRIRDGVSVTALQGAEGQVTGARLDDGEVIGTDLILDCTGRGARSNHWLGALGFPAPRVSEVKVGVGYATRFYRRSPGDLAEGSAVFSLPSPPEDRRAGLALPVEGDRWLISLGGWHDDFPRDLPAFEQHARALPHPGIARLIERCEPVTELSVVQYPSSRRRHFEELSEVPGGYLALGDALCSFNPIYGQGMTCAALQALELGRLLDSRPGPAAAGPIPELSIQYYLQAAKIVATPWQFATGGDFSYPETSGDRPRGVGLKNAYAKRVQQASMVDPQVRKAFTSVQHLIADPAVLLKPAMVARVLRGARKAPR
- a CDS encoding contact-dependent growth inhibition system immunity protein produces the protein MKRLAALELFLGAYLHEDWADDYPDLWHAVDDFTDGEPQSAPHFRADVEQVLSQCQSEQEIQQRLRQLGIVYYPPGDGWQSHRAWLLAVAAHVDKNLHKSPAA
- a CDS encoding RNase A-like domain-containing protein, whose protein sequence is MAVSRFELPGDGLSAARLCLGQRMPAGDPAQIRAAARRTGAQAADLRRVASALLSRVDTPLWSGPAHRAFVEQIHAHAPSMTATADRYEQYASALHAYAGALDETTPRLVTARSRLRQRHDELVQQLARSQQAPAAFGAADQQGWPAPDTVDLLLTARDFKAGYDRWADALEHCIRALSRADEADPTRDRHGLGGLGGLAHQLTAAASRHLSPFARAMRHPSLHNISDCLSALTTDLTVLGLGLLLICPPAATACLAAATFLALTQLAVDATRRAHGEQVSNTDLGLGLAAAIPIGGAAVRGLRAADNVVHLVPGGGLMAHEGLDGGHTLAKHVGKSEDYLRNRLATEPNLGIASTFHNRQIAESSLSQLLDANARGVERWLVDGSRSLVLNGRMPHPVGVAIIREAVGPVEASGIRLVLKRSATMTTGYRIHTAMVEL